The DNA sequence CCTCAGTGTATTCTGTGCTGAATGATATGTATGGTACTCCAATCCCCATGAAGGATTCATCTCCACCCATGTATGGTTGTTTCCAAACCCCACTCCTACCCCAAACTTCTTCAACTATTTTCAATGTGAAGTCTTTTAATTCAATTGAGCATCTGACCGTTGGGATTTCAGTTCCAATTATTCCGGGATTATCTATGTTTACGTATGCAATGCAGTTTTCATCTATCATGTTCCAGTACGTGTCAACAAACCATGCGGATCCAGCTGCTTCAGCTATTTCATGTCCATCCCAGAATCCAAATATTATATTCCTCCTCAACTCCCCCTTACGTTTAGCTAGTACTCTGGCTATTTCCATCATCATTGCATTTCCACTTGAATTGCATATTGCAGTTTTACCCCAAGCCTCCAAGTGTCCCCCAACAACTATGAAATCCTTCCTTTGCAAGCCTAAATCAGCCATGGGTTGTGTTGCCATTACCCATAGGTTTTCTGAAGCACCTCTAAGCCAAACCTTCACTTTCCCATGTTCCTTCAATAGCTTTTTGAGGTATTCCCCTGCAGCTCTAGTTATGCTTATGACCGTTATCTTGGGTATCCTCTCCCATCCTTCTGGTGTGGGGTTCCCCCAAACTGATTTCACAGCCCCCTTCTGTATTACTGGATTGTCCATGGCACCCCAATTCATTATTACAAGTGCTTTTGCCCCCTTTTCATATGCTATTCTGGCTTTTTCAGGTCTTGGTGGACTCCAACTCATTTCCACTAGTACTATCTTCCCCCTAACATCTATTCCCTCGTAATCTTCGTATCCTCCAGCCCCCGCATATATCAGCTCTCCAGTTATTCCCTCCATTAGGGTTGACATTATATGTCCACATGGCTTTGCTTCTATAACCCTTTGTTCAGGTTCTATCACCTTCATTAATGCATCTTTTGGGTAGCTGTGATATATTGGGAATTTATCAATCCAAGTTTTCAAGCCGTACTCGGATAGTTTCTCAATTATGTATTTTGCCGCCTTTTCAATTTCCATACTTCCAGCAATTCTCTCACCAACTTCTTCAACTAGGAATTTTATGTGTTTGAAAGCCTTTTCTATAGAGGCTTCCCCAATTATTTCCTCTTC is a window from the Candidatus Methanomethylicota archaeon genome containing:
- a CDS encoding M28 family peptidase, coding for MWNEEMRKLEEEIIGEASIEKAFKHIKFLVEEVGERIAGSMEIEKAAKYIIEKLSEYGLKTWIDKFPIYHSYPKDALMKVIEPEQRVIEAKPCGHIMSTLMEGITGELIYAGAGGYEDYEGIDVRGKIVLVEMSWSPPRPEKARIAYEKGAKALVIMNWGAMDNPVIQKGAVKSVWGNPTPEGWERIPKITVISITRAAGEYLKKLLKEHGKVKVWLRGASENLWVMATQPMADLGLQRKDFIVVGGHLEAWGKTAICNSSGNAMMMEIARVLAKRKGELRRNIIFGFWDGHEIAEAAGSAWFVDTYWNMIDENCIAYVNIDNPGIIGTEIPTVRCSIELKDFTLKIVEEVWGRSGVWKQPYMGGDESFMGIGVPYISFSTEYTEEKLRELNYASLSPWIHSEADTIDKLDPELYQMHMKFYIKLILRLCNKLIIPYNEGELVKTLLTNLKNYDETIKKTTSISIGDTVERCETLLKLVGKLEEAAREIEEEGEESGFMEKVEVKAEIVNKALMRISHELSNIIMTEAGRYDYDPYGYYLTGKPIPILYKSVNKIMEVKGRSDEIRLWETKILRDRKKILDALNNSIRIVELSLRVI